Proteins found in one Aquibium microcysteis genomic segment:
- a CDS encoding LuxR C-terminal-related transcriptional regulator → MIGTKMHPPHLRAALIERARLLRLLGQAAEGKLTIVSSPAGFGKSTLLAQWAQSVEGGRVAWLSIDRLDNDLARFLKYLAGTLHRVDPEIAENAGSLIDSSPVTPVDSLLTSIINDLSRAAEPIFLVLDDAHLIVSQEIAAFLNALVAYAPPAFHVVLATRGDLPIELAGMKMKGQVVSLGDGDLRFSLEESEDYLLNVCGLDLAIPAIVSLHRKTEGWPAGLQLAALALAHEASPEAFIAEFSGSQRDVATFLAHDVLARQRPEIQEFLLRTSVLDRFCLGLSRALCPDIDCAAALETVERSNLFLIALDNSGQWFRYHHLFGEFLRNKLDARAAGDRARLHAAAASWLAAHDHVSDAVGHALMAGDTDFAARLVETCAMPLIMQGHIPRLTEWLNQLPEELVSGRPRLLLARVWAQFHMSRPRQAVRILKQAKDLIERLAADDRLGPAVARSLKAELRTLTAGVISASDRSRSATRAAARWLPDFPEDEPFARGTLANIAAFSHYSLGELDASRLLSLKARDYHSMSGSVFGVVYSDLLLGLVDIAAGDLCGAHEHLDRACRLARERLGQGSYAEAMSAIFLVELAYEWNDLQGAERILHQHRQLIEECGLVVHEMACKLHLARLAAARGRHDDALIHLEAAERLGIEKRYRRLTASALNERVRMLLALGDVRAARLALRSRGIEVSPGALSGPIHPMEENLRIGAARLLIAEDRPKEAVALLERVAARMRSDGRMRGFMQVRALVAVAARRAGEPLLALAAAVDTVTLAQQQQAVRSLVDEGAPMLQVLDFARTRIPAWSGTSETAVFVETLFRAFGRCGIDRSLGGALFPRPGRDLLSRKEMEVATLLMCACTNRQLAETLAMAPDTVKWHLKNIFGKLGVANRTEAVLRLREIGIDPAPMPPPPRHATTPPERVG, encoded by the coding sequence ATGATCGGCACGAAGATGCATCCGCCCCATCTGCGCGCCGCACTGATCGAGCGGGCGCGCCTCCTGCGGCTGCTCGGCCAGGCCGCCGAAGGAAAGCTCACCATCGTCTCCTCGCCGGCTGGCTTCGGCAAGTCGACGCTGCTTGCGCAATGGGCGCAGTCGGTCGAGGGCGGCCGCGTCGCCTGGCTGTCGATCGACCGGCTCGACAACGATCTCGCGCGCTTCCTGAAGTATCTGGCCGGCACCCTCCACCGGGTGGATCCCGAAATCGCCGAGAATGCGGGATCCCTGATCGATTCCAGCCCCGTGACGCCGGTCGACTCGCTGCTCACCAGCATCATCAACGATCTTTCCCGCGCCGCGGAGCCGATCTTCCTCGTGCTCGACGACGCGCACCTGATCGTGTCGCAGGAAATCGCGGCCTTTCTCAACGCTCTCGTCGCCTATGCGCCTCCGGCGTTCCACGTGGTGCTCGCCACCCGCGGCGACCTGCCGATCGAACTGGCGGGCATGAAGATGAAGGGTCAGGTGGTCAGTCTCGGCGATGGCGATCTCCGCTTTTCGCTGGAGGAGAGCGAGGACTATCTTCTCAACGTCTGCGGCCTCGATCTGGCGATCCCGGCGATCGTGTCGCTGCACCGCAAGACGGAGGGCTGGCCGGCCGGCCTGCAGCTCGCGGCGCTGGCGCTGGCCCACGAAGCCTCGCCGGAGGCCTTCATCGCCGAGTTCTCCGGCAGCCAGCGCGACGTCGCGACCTTCCTCGCGCATGACGTGCTGGCGCGCCAGAGACCCGAGATCCAGGAGTTCCTGCTTCGGACGTCGGTTCTCGACCGCTTCTGCCTGGGGCTTTCCCGCGCGCTCTGCCCCGACATCGACTGTGCGGCGGCGCTGGAGACGGTCGAACGGTCGAACCTGTTCCTGATCGCGCTCGACAATTCGGGCCAGTGGTTCCGCTACCACCATCTGTTCGGCGAATTCCTGCGCAACAAGCTCGACGCCCGCGCGGCGGGAGACCGTGCGCGGCTGCATGCGGCGGCCGCGTCGTGGCTCGCGGCCCATGATCACGTATCGGATGCCGTCGGCCACGCGCTCATGGCCGGGGATACGGATTTCGCGGCGAGGCTGGTCGAGACCTGCGCCATGCCGCTCATCATGCAGGGGCACATCCCGCGCCTGACCGAATGGCTGAACCAGCTGCCGGAGGAACTCGTCTCCGGACGCCCCCGCCTTCTTCTCGCGCGCGTCTGGGCGCAGTTCCACATGAGCCGGCCGCGACAGGCCGTGCGCATCCTCAAGCAGGCCAAGGACCTGATCGAGCGGCTGGCTGCCGACGACCGGCTCGGACCGGCGGTCGCCCGGTCGCTCAAGGCGGAACTGCGCACCCTGACGGCCGGTGTCATCAGCGCCAGCGACCGCTCGCGTTCGGCCACCCGCGCAGCGGCGCGCTGGCTGCCGGATTTTCCCGAGGACGAGCCTTTCGCGCGCGGGACGCTCGCCAACATCGCCGCCTTCTCGCACTACTCGCTCGGCGAACTCGATGCGTCCCGCTTGCTCAGCCTCAAGGCGCGCGACTACCATTCCATGTCGGGCTCGGTCTTCGGCGTCGTCTATTCAGACCTGCTGCTCGGGCTGGTGGACATCGCCGCCGGAGACCTGTGCGGTGCGCACGAGCATCTCGACCGTGCCTGCCGCCTCGCCCGCGAGCGGCTCGGCCAGGGCTCCTACGCGGAAGCCATGTCGGCGATCTTCCTCGTCGAACTCGCCTATGAATGGAACGATCTGCAGGGCGCCGAGCGCATCCTGCACCAGCATCGCCAGCTGATCGAGGAGTGCGGCCTCGTCGTGCACGAGATGGCCTGCAAGCTGCACCTGGCGCGGCTCGCCGCGGCGCGCGGACGCCACGATGACGCGCTGATCCACCTCGAAGCGGCCGAGCGGCTCGGCATCGAGAAGCGCTACAGGCGGCTGACGGCCAGTGCGCTCAACGAGCGCGTGCGCATGCTGCTGGCGCTGGGCGACGTTCGCGCGGCGCGGCTCGCCCTGCGCTCGCGCGGCATCGAGGTCTCGCCGGGAGCGCTGTCGGGGCCGATCCATCCGATGGAGGAGAACCTGCGCATCGGCGCCGCCCGCCTGCTGATCGCCGAGGATCGGCCGAAGGAGGCGGTGGCGCTGCTGGAGCGGGTTGCCGCGCGCATGCGCAGCGACGGCCGCATGCGCGGCTTCATGCAGGTCCGCGCTCTGGTGGCGGTCGCCGCGCGTCGGGCAGGCGAGCCGCTGCTGGCGCTCGCCGCCGCGGTCGATACGGTCACGCTGGCGCAGCAGCAGCAGGCCGTGCGCTCGCTGGTCGACGAGGGCGCGCCGATGCTGCAGGTGCTCGATTTCGCCCGTACCCGTATCCCGGCCTGGTCGGGTACCTCTGAAACCGCCGTCTTCGTCGAGACGCTGTTCCGCGCCTTCGGTCGCTGCGGCATCGACCGGTCGCTGGGCGGTGCTCTCTTTCCCCGCCCGGGACGCGACCTTTTGAGCCGCAAGGAAATGGAGGTGGCGACGCTGCTGATGTGCGCCTGCACCAACCGTCAGCTGGCAGAGACCCTGGCGATGGCGCCGGACACGGTGAAGTGGCACCTGAAGAACATCTTCGGCAAGCTCGGCGTCGCGAACCGCACCGAGGCGGTGCTGCGGCTGCGCGAGATCGGCATCGACCCCGCGCCGATGCCACCCCCGCCCAGGCATGCGACGACCCCACCCGAACGGGTAGGGTGA
- a CDS encoding DUF3830 family protein, whose amino-acid sequence MSERKLYIKFLEANVTGIISLYEDVAPKTCDAIWGALHQPIQWPALHASFTGPEIMMGLPESAQTFDPRSLGPENITSFPAAGELLWFYQPKNYFKMDPDEFWEIGLVYGEGARTAGPTGWTAPNFWGKVTENFDAVVEQCRVIRRKGERMVELGRVK is encoded by the coding sequence ATGTCCGAGCGCAAGCTCTACATCAAGTTTCTCGAAGCCAACGTGACCGGCATCATCTCTCTTTATGAGGACGTGGCGCCGAAGACGTGCGACGCGATCTGGGGGGCGCTGCACCAGCCGATCCAGTGGCCGGCGCTGCATGCGTCCTTCACCGGACCGGAGATCATGATGGGCCTGCCCGAGAGCGCCCAGACCTTCGACCCCCGCTCGCTCGGACCGGAGAACATCACCAGCTTCCCGGCCGCAGGCGAGCTCCTTTGGTTCTACCAGCCCAAGAACTACTTCAAGATGGATCCGGACGAGTTTTGGGAAATCGGCCTCGTCTACGGCGAGGGCGCCCGTACCGCAGGCCCGACCGGATGGACCGCGCCGAACTTCTGGGGCAAGGTCACCGAGAACTTCGACGCCGTCGTCGAGCAGTGCCGTGTGATCCGCCGCAAGGGCGAGCGCATGGTCGAACTGGGCCGGGTGAAGTAG